Genomic window (Marinobacter fonticola):
GACAAGACCTGTGCCGGCTGGGTCACGCCGGCGGTCGTCGACAGCCTGGGTATCGACCTCGAGGACTATCGCCAGTCCCGCGTGCTGCAGCCGATCACCCAATTCCGCATCGGCATGATGGGCCAGCCGCCGGTAGACAACGACCACGGCGACGAGCCGGTCAGCTACGGCATCCGCCGTTGTGAGTTCGACACCTACCTGCTCGATCGCGTGACGGCGGATAAGCAACTGAAAACGCCGGTTAAGTCGATCACGCGGGAAGAAGGCAACTGGATCGTCAACGAGCGTTGGCAGGCGCCCCTGCTGGTCGGCGCTGGCGGCCACTTCTGCCCGGTCGCACGCCAATTGGGCGAGGGACCGGGCAAACACGAGACCGTCGTGGCTGCCAAGGAAGTGGAATTCGAAATGACGCAGGAGCAAGCGCAGGTATGCGAAGCCCGGGGCGAGCAGCCGGAGCTTTGGTTCTGCCGAGATCTGAAAGGGTATGCCTGGGTGTTCCGCAAGGACAACTTCCTCAACATTGGCCTGGGCCGGGAAGATAACCACAAGCTTACCGAGCACCTGGAGGCCTTCGTCGACGAGATGAAGGCTCAGGGTCGTATTCCTTCTGACTTGCCCGGCCGCTTTAAAGGCCATGCCTACCTGTTGTATGCCCACGCGGACCGCCCGCTGGTAGACGACGGCATCATGCTGATCGGCGATGCTGCGGGGCTGGCCTACACCCAGAGTGGTGAAGGCATCCGCCCCGCCATCGAATCCGCCCTGATGGCGGCCGACACCATCCGACGGGCCAAAGACATGAGCGCCCAGAGCCTACAGCAGTATGGAGACGCGATTGCCGACCGGTTCGGCCGCCGCGCCCTACCGGATAATGGTGGCTGGCAACTGCCAGGGTGGGTGAAGTCATCCGTCGCTAGCGGGCTGATGCGGTCGCATTGGTTTACGCGGAAGGTGGTGACGGAGAAATGGTTCCTGCATCAGGATGTGCCGACATTGAGGGCGTCGGTGTAAAGCAAGCCACTTGAGGTATGCAACTCTACCTGCGACACATAAAAGCTCGTTGACCGATGTAAAACAGAACGATGGGGTTGTGTAAAAAAGCTAGAGAGATACAGGGAAGGCTTACGCAATGGAACGCAACCCCCGCAGCTTGCGGGGGTTTGAAAAACTAGCGTGGGATTATTCGCCCAGGTATGAGCGATACATCCAAACGGTCTTTTCCTGCTGGGAAATGTAGTCGCTCATCAACGCAACGGTAC
Coding sequences:
- a CDS encoding NAD(P)/FAD-dependent oxidoreductase, which encodes MDHYDVIIVGGGPSGSTLAWALRNNGKNVLLIDKADFPRDKTCAGWVTPAVVDSLGIDLEDYRQSRVLQPITQFRIGMMGQPPVDNDHGDEPVSYGIRRCEFDTYLLDRVTADKQLKTPVKSITREEGNWIVNERWQAPLLVGAGGHFCPVARQLGEGPGKHETVVAAKEVEFEMTQEQAQVCEARGEQPELWFCRDLKGYAWVFRKDNFLNIGLGREDNHKLTEHLEAFVDEMKAQGRIPSDLPGRFKGHAYLLYAHADRPLVDDGIMLIGDAAGLAYTQSGEGIRPAIESALMAADTIRRAKDMSAQSLQQYGDAIADRFGRRALPDNGGWQLPGWVKSSVASGLMRSHWFTRKVVTEKWFLHQDVPTLRASV